One [Clostridium] saccharolyticum WM1 DNA segment encodes these proteins:
- the cobM gene encoding precorrin-4 C(11)-methyltransferase: MVHIVGAGPGATDLITVRGRELINRADVIIYAGSLVNPALLEYRKSGCQVYDSAKMTLEEVIALIEAAEQEKKTTVRLHTGDPSIYGAIREQMDAMEKKKIPFDVCPGVSSFCGAASALRMEYTLPNVTQSVIITRMAGRTPVPERESIASFAAHQATMVIFLSTGMLNELTEELIKGGYRPDTPAAIVYKATWEEEKTVICTVESLNASAKRENIKKTALILVGNAVAQNGYERSRLYDPVFTTEYRKGTGDKE; encoded by the coding sequence ATGGTACATATTGTAGGAGCAGGTCCTGGAGCGACGGACTTAATTACTGTTAGAGGCAGGGAGCTGATTAATCGGGCGGATGTGATCATTTATGCAGGCTCTTTGGTTAATCCAGCTCTATTGGAGTATAGAAAGTCCGGCTGTCAGGTTTATGACAGCGCCAAAATGACCCTTGAGGAAGTGATTGCCCTTATAGAAGCGGCGGAGCAGGAAAAAAAGACCACGGTAAGGCTGCATACCGGTGATCCCAGTATTTACGGAGCAATACGGGAACAGATGGATGCGATGGAGAAAAAAAAGATCCCTTTTGACGTATGTCCGGGAGTCAGTTCTTTTTGCGGCGCCGCCTCTGCACTAAGGATGGAATATACCCTGCCCAATGTAACCCAAAGTGTGATCATCACCAGAATGGCAGGCAGGACGCCTGTACCGGAGCGGGAATCCATCGCTTCCTTTGCAGCCCATCAAGCCACTATGGTGATCTTTTTAAGTACGGGAATGCTAAACGAACTGACAGAGGAATTGATAAAAGGAGGTTATCGGCCCGATACTCCTGCCGCCATCGTCTATAAGGCCACCTGGGAAGAGGAAAAAACCGTAATCTGCACGGTGGAAAGCTTAAATGCCAGTGCTAAAAGAGAAAATATAAAAAAGACGGCCCTGATCCTTGTTGGCAATGCAGTGGCCCAGAACGGTTATGAGCGCTCCAGGCTTTATGATCCGGTTTTTACAACCGAATACCGGAAAGGAACGGGGGATAAAGAATGA
- the cobI gene encoding precorrin-2 C(20)-methyltransferase, which produces MAGIMYGIGVGPGDPELMTLKAVKRIRDLKVIAIPHKNKAQCTAYQIARQAVPEIEEKICLHLHMPMTKDENELKKSHEKAASAVMEYLDKGEDVGFITLGDVSIYSTFTYLWERLWKEGYATRLESGIPSFCAVAARLGIPLVSGAEELHIIPASYQIKDALKLSGVKVLMKAGRQMGAVKEELRKYGASAVMVENCGMPDERIYGTLEEIPEDAGYYSLVIVR; this is translated from the coding sequence ATGGCTGGAATCATGTACGGGATTGGAGTAGGGCCGGGAGACCCGGAACTTATGACATTAAAGGCAGTAAAAAGAATCAGGGATTTAAAAGTCATTGCAATTCCCCATAAAAATAAAGCACAGTGTACGGCATATCAAATTGCCAGGCAGGCAGTGCCGGAAATAGAGGAAAAGATATGCCTCCATCTGCATATGCCTATGACAAAGGATGAAAATGAACTTAAGAAAAGTCATGAAAAAGCGGCAAGTGCGGTGATGGAATATCTGGACAAGGGAGAGGATGTGGGATTTATCACCCTTGGGGATGTAAGCATTTATTCTACCTTTACCTATCTTTGGGAACGGCTTTGGAAGGAAGGTTATGCCACCCGTCTGGAAAGCGGGATACCATCCTTTTGTGCCGTGGCGGCAAGACTTGGGATCCCCCTGGTATCAGGGGCGGAGGAACTTCACATCATTCCGGCATCTTACCAGATAAAGGATGCCCTGAAGCTTTCAGGAGTGAAAGTGCTTATGAAGGCTGGCAGGCAAATGGGGGCGGTTAAAGAAGAACTGAGAAAATACGGTGCCAGTGCCGTGATGGTGGAAAACTGCGGAATGCCGGATGAACGGATCTATGGTACTTTGGAGGAGATTCCGGAGGATGCCGGCTATTATTCTTTGGTGATTGTGAGGTAA
- the cbiD gene encoding cobalt-precorrin-5B (C(1))-methyltransferase CbiD: protein MEKQELRCGYTTGTCAAVAAKAAAVMLFTGRELQHMNLMMPKGRSADLPLFHVDIKRSEASCAVKKDAGDDPDVTHQAMVFASVQYTDGKKERQAQGIYQLKGQEGKGPLYLKAGEGIGWVTKPGLSCPPGMPAINPVPRDMIFGGVEEARREAGFQGSLTITIWMPEGKSLAEKTFNSRLGIQGGLSILGTTGIVKPMSEDALIATIQLELHIKAVAGMKQVILVPGNYGEAFIRETLGLSLKDGVTCSNFIREALKTAGKEGFRRILFAGHIGKLIKVAGGVPNTHSQYGDRRMEILWDCTAPFSVEKEGIKHKILTANTMEEAAGILKDHGILEPVMGEVMNRIQKHMTLWSEGAEVEVVTFSAMYGILGMSRGAMELIRLFSRPGAEGIEQEV from the coding sequence ATGGAGAAACAGGAATTAAGATGCGGATACACCACAGGAACCTGTGCCGCTGTTGCTGCCAAGGCAGCGGCGGTCATGCTGTTTACCGGGCGTGAATTACAACATATGAATCTTATGATGCCAAAAGGAAGGTCGGCGGATCTTCCTCTTTTTCATGTTGACATAAAACGGAGTGAGGCATCATGTGCCGTTAAAAAGGATGCAGGAGATGATCCGGATGTGACCCACCAGGCTATGGTATTTGCGTCTGTTCAATATACGGACGGTAAGAAAGAGAGACAGGCACAGGGGATTTACCAACTGAAAGGGCAGGAGGGAAAAGGTCCCCTTTATCTCAAAGCCGGTGAAGGGATCGGCTGGGTGACAAAGCCGGGCTTGTCCTGTCCTCCAGGCATGCCGGCCATTAATCCTGTCCCCCGGGACATGATATTTGGAGGCGTGGAGGAGGCAAGAAGGGAAGCAGGCTTTCAAGGCTCATTAACAATTACCATCTGGATGCCGGAAGGAAAATCATTGGCGGAAAAAACCTTTAATTCCAGGCTGGGAATCCAGGGAGGGCTTTCCATTCTGGGAACAACAGGAATTGTAAAGCCCATGAGTGAAGATGCGCTGATTGCCACCATACAACTGGAATTGCACATAAAAGCTGTGGCAGGCATGAAACAGGTAATCCTTGTGCCTGGAAATTACGGGGAAGCCTTTATCCGGGAGACCCTTGGCCTTTCCTTAAAGGATGGAGTAACCTGCAGCAATTTTATAAGGGAAGCCTTAAAAACGGCAGGTAAGGAAGGATTCCGCAGGATCCTGTTTGCTGGCCATATAGGGAAGCTGATCAAAGTGGCCGGAGGTGTACCCAATACCCATTCCCAATATGGGGACCGCCGAATGGAAATTCTTTGGGACTGTACCGCTCCTTTTTCAGTGGAAAAGGAAGGCATCAAACATAAAATTTTAACAGCCAATACCATGGAAGAGGCCGCCGGAATCCTAAAGGACCATGGGATTTTAGAGCCTGTTATGGGAGAGGTAATGAACCGGATCCAAAAACACATGACTCTATGGTCAGAAGGGGCAGAGGTGGAGGTGGTGACATTTTCCGCAATGTACGGTATACTGGGAATGAGCCGTGGAGCGATGGAGCTTATCAGGCTGTTTTCCCGGCCAGGGGCCGAAGGAATTGAACAGGAGGTATAA
- a CDS encoding small, acid-soluble spore protein, alpha/beta type, which produces MSKGKKNEPFDPRNMKPEDVLKFEIATELGLGDKVIKDGWRSLSAKESGRIGGLITKRKREMKKEALSAEEEA; this is translated from the coding sequence ATGTCAAAGGGAAAGAAAAACGAACCATTTGATCCTCGCAATATGAAGCCTGAGGATGTACTTAAATTCGAAATTGCCACAGAGCTTGGCCTTGGTGATAAGGTAATAAAGGATGGCTGGCGCAGTCTGAGCGCGAAGGAAAGCGGACGGATCGGGGGTCTGATCACGAAAAGAAAAAGGGAAATGAAGAAAGAGGCTCTGTCAGCGGAAGAGGAAGCATAG
- a CDS encoding PspC domain-containing protein, giving the protein MEDNQKKLYRSDSDKMLCGVCGGIAEYFNVDSTLIRLLWAVLACTGTGILAYFIAAIIIPRR; this is encoded by the coding sequence ATGGAAGATAATCAAAAGAAATTATACCGTTCTGATTCGGACAAAATGCTTTGCGGTGTATGCGGCGGAATTGCAGAATATTTTAATGTGGATTCTACCCTTATCCGGCTTTTATGGGCAGTATTGGCCTGCACAGGCACAGGTATCTTAGCTTACTTTATTGCAGCGATCATCATTCCCAGAAGATAA
- a CDS encoding DUF4097 family beta strand repeat-containing protein, whose amino-acid sequence MKRFIKICLIAGSICVLVGGGISAVSSVLGGNLQDIVPQRAIEWRRGISGIALDTFWEDGDFYDFYSPEALNGKEKGQEIFSSPEVKKLDIVMRTGNVVFIEDPIGSEVKIFSNRDKTCWSQYEENGELELQEYTGWDRKDGPELLFTVQVPKDYRFTEVRLKSVHSNRFSDGESSGPAMKAQALSADELDIEVQAGAVKINRGTVETLSIESSAGAVEFSGTTSGDIEAVCRVGAIKLELDGKKEDYNYDVQCKMGAIKIGEEGSAALKGRKQTDNGADKNMDLECNTGTIQVEFMNEL is encoded by the coding sequence ATGAAAAGGTTTATAAAGATATGTTTGATTGCCGGAAGTATCTGCGTTCTGGTTGGCGGGGGGATTTCAGCCGTATCCTCTGTGCTGGGAGGAAATTTACAGGATATCGTGCCCCAGAGAGCCATAGAATGGAGAAGAGGGATATCAGGAATTGCTCTGGACACCTTCTGGGAAGATGGAGATTTCTATGATTTTTATAGTCCGGAAGCTTTGAATGGGAAGGAAAAAGGTCAGGAAATTTTTTCTTCTCCGGAAGTAAAAAAATTGGATATAGTAATGCGTACGGGAAATGTTGTTTTTATTGAGGACCCAATAGGCAGTGAAGTGAAGATCTTCAGCAACAGGGATAAAACCTGTTGGAGCCAGTACGAAGAAAATGGGGAACTGGAGCTGCAGGAATACACCGGATGGGATAGAAAGGATGGCCCGGAGCTGCTTTTTACAGTCCAGGTACCAAAGGATTACCGCTTTACTGAAGTCCGCTTAAAATCTGTTCATTCCAACCGTTTTTCCGACGGAGAATCCTCAGGCCCGGCGATGAAGGCACAGGCCCTGTCGGCTGATGAGCTGGATATTGAAGTCCAGGCCGGTGCTGTAAAAATCAACCGCGGAACGGTGGAAACGCTTTCTATTGAAAGCAGTGCAGGTGCCGTGGAATTTTCCGGAACCACCTCCGGCGATATTGAGGCAGTATGCCGGGTAGGTGCCATAAAGCTGGAGCTTGATGGGAAAAAGGAAGATTACAATTATGATGTCCAGTGTAAGATGGGAGCAATAAAAATCGGAGAGGAAGGCAGTGCGGCTTTAAAAGGCAGGAAGCAGACAGATAACGGAGCAGATAAAAATATGGATCTGGAATGCAACACGGGAACAATTCAGGTGGAATTTATGAATGAATTATAA
- a CDS encoding DUF1700 domain-containing protein yields MSRDEFMRELEYLLSDIPDEEKADAIGYYRDYLEEAGPENEENVIREFESPERIAAIIRSDISGNLKDGGEFTETGYRDERFRDPNYQMAKRYDLPEVSEERRYQEGERENKHARRRRTMDGNRTVKFILWMILIIAASPMLLGIGGGLAGIAGGLIGILAAAVIGIGAITFALLAAGVCMVLAGIVSMVIHPLSGALLLGLGVLFLGLGLIALAVSGAFYGRFLPFLFRSFVNVLSRLFHGRRSRL; encoded by the coding sequence ATGAGCAGGGATGAGTTTATGAGAGAGCTGGAGTATCTGCTGTCGGATATTCCAGATGAAGAAAAGGCGGATGCCATCGGATATTACAGGGATTATCTGGAAGAAGCAGGACCGGAAAATGAAGAGAACGTAATACGGGAATTTGAAAGTCCTGAGCGAATAGCAGCCATTATCCGTTCGGATATATCCGGGAATTTAAAGGACGGAGGCGAATTCACAGAGACCGGTTACCGGGATGAACGGTTTAGAGATCCCAATTACCAGATGGCAAAGCGGTATGACCTTCCCGAGGTATCAGAGGAGAGAAGATACCAGGAAGGTGAAAGAGAGAACAAACACGCAAGGCGGAGAAGAACCATGGATGGGAACCGGACCGTGAAATTTATTTTATGGATGATACTGATTATTGCCGCTTCTCCTATGCTTTTGGGAATAGGAGGCGGGCTTGCAGGCATAGCAGGAGGACTTATAGGAATCCTTGCGGCGGCGGTCATTGGAATAGGTGCTATAACCTTTGCCCTATTGGCGGCCGGGGTTTGTATGGTTTTAGCCGGTATTGTTTCTATGGTGATTCACCCTTTAAGCGGTGCCCTTTTACTTGGACTTGGGGTTCTGTTTCTTGGACTTGGCTTAATTGCCCTGGCAGTCAGCGGTGCTTTTTACGGAAGATTTCTTCCGTTTCTTTTCAGGAGCTTTGTAAATGTCCTTAGCAGACTATTTCACGGAAGGAGAAGCCGTCTATGA
- a CDS encoding PadR family transcriptional regulator: MVFNTGAALLDAIVLAVVSRDQEGTYGYKITQDVRNVIEISESTLYPVLRRLQKEECLEVYDLAFDGRNRRYYKITEKGRVQLNLYKGEWEGYSQKISRIFEEAHI; this comes from the coding sequence ATGGTTTTTAACACAGGAGCAGCATTATTGGACGCCATTGTCCTTGCAGTAGTATCAAGGGATCAGGAGGGTACTTACGGTTATAAGATTACCCAGGATGTGAGAAATGTCATTGAGATTTCAGAATCAACCCTTTATCCGGTACTACGAAGATTGCAGAAGGAAGAGTGTCTGGAGGTTTATGATCTGGCATTTGACGGAAGAAACCGAAGATATTATAAGATTACGGAAAAAGGACGGGTTCAATTGAACCTTTATAAGGGTGAGTGGGAAGGCTACTCGCAGAAGATATCCCGGATTTTTGAGGAGGCACATATATGA
- a CDS encoding PspC domain-containing protein — protein MEPKRLYRSVKNKVLCGVCGGIGEYLQVDPVMIRLIWVLLMLLQSWRHLFQSFMGFSLVGGSLVLYIIAAVIIPQAPKDETR, from the coding sequence GTGGAACCAAAGCGTTTGTACCGTTCTGTAAAAAACAAAGTCCTCTGCGGTGTGTGCGGCGGCATTGGTGAATATTTACAGGTTGATCCTGTTATGATAAGGCTGATATGGGTCCTTTTGATGCTGCTTCAGTCATGGCGTCATTTGTTCCAGTCATTTATGGGATTTTCCCTGGTGGGAGGAAGTCTGGTTCTTTATATCATTGCCGCGGTCATCATACCCCAGGCACCAAAGGATGAAACAAGGTAA
- a CDS encoding TRAP transporter substrate-binding protein has protein sequence MDKRIVKRGMFALYLAVAVIFVFGLMKWGNMGDYLLLSGRKEAPEYVFSYADNQPEDYPTVQGAKEFAKLVYERTEGRIKIKVFAEGEMGNENEVVEQIQYGGIDFARVSVMMLTDLKPRFNVLQLPYLYRDEKHMWKVLDGEIGEEFKKELEGSGLVALSWYDAGARHFYNSSGPIESVEDMKNMRIRVAESDMMAAMVEALGARAVPIAYSDIYAALETSSIDGAENNWPSYESMRHNEVAKYITLDAHNRIPEMQLVSQATWDQLKETDREIISACAEESARYERKLWQTREQTVRDQLIKEGCIVTELSPAELARFRSAVKIVYQMYCSQYSDVVDRIAKIR, from the coding sequence ATGGACAAACGGATTGTAAAAAGGGGCATGTTCGCCCTTTATCTGGCAGTTGCCGTAATCTTTGTTTTTGGTCTTATGAAATGGGGGAACATGGGAGATTATCTGTTGCTGTCAGGCCGGAAGGAGGCACCGGAATATGTGTTTTCCTACGCAGATAACCAGCCTGAGGATTATCCTACGGTACAAGGGGCTAAGGAGTTTGCCAAACTGGTGTACGAAAGGACGGAGGGAAGAATCAAGATCAAAGTGTTTGCCGAAGGAGAGATGGGCAATGAAAATGAAGTGGTGGAGCAGATTCAGTACGGTGGAATAGATTTCGCAAGGGTTTCCGTGATGATGTTAACCGATTTAAAACCCAGATTTAATGTACTCCAGCTCCCTTATCTGTACCGGGATGAAAAGCATATGTGGAAGGTGCTTGACGGGGAAATCGGTGAGGAATTCAAGAAGGAGCTTGAGGGCAGCGGACTGGTGGCCCTTTCCTGGTATGATGCAGGAGCCAGGCATTTTTATAATTCCTCCGGTCCCATAGAATCTGTGGAGGATATGAAGAACATGCGCATCCGTGTTGCGGAATCGGATATGATGGCAGCGATGGTTGAGGCACTGGGAGCCAGAGCAGTACCCATAGCATATTCTGATATCTATGCGGCTTTGGAAACCAGCAGTATCGATGGTGCGGAAAATAACTGGCCGTCCTATGAAAGTATGCGTCATAATGAGGTGGCAAAATACATTACACTGGATGCCCACAACCGGATTCCTGAGATGCAGCTTGTCTCTCAGGCTACCTGGGACCAGTTAAAGGAGACGGACAGGGAGATCATCTCGGCCTGTGCAGAAGAGTCCGCCCGGTATGAAAGGAAGCTATGGCAGACAAGGGAGCAGACGGTCAGGGACCAGCTGATCAAAGAGGGGTGTATTGTCACAGAACTGAGCCCGGCAGAGCTGGCCAGGTTCCGATCTGCTGTTAAAATAGTTTATCAGATGTACTGCAGTCAATACAGTGATGTGGTGGACAGGATCGCCAAGATCCGGTGA
- a CDS encoding response regulator transcription factor, protein MYRLMIVEDEMIERMVLKKMLQKKFGEECQILEAQNGNEAVEIFKREEIQVVILDIGMPGMNGIQAAEIMRKEKKDCCLIFLTAYDRFDYAKKAISIRAMEYLLKPYSQREVLGVVEEALRLTKEREGRPGEIKVQKAEEESDAPTEKEKLQPVGEDESDFNGNRLSVMTSMVEEYIRINFMNDLSMSETARAVGYSEPYFCRMFKLQFGQSFTSYLAEYRVREAKKLLVQPNVNVKEVGVRVGYADSNYFTKVFKRLEGVNPSEYRIARLKDLQSY, encoded by the coding sequence ATGTATCGGTTGATGATAGTGGAAGATGAAATGATTGAACGCATGGTACTAAAAAAAATGCTTCAAAAGAAATTCGGAGAGGAGTGTCAGATTCTTGAGGCTCAAAATGGCAATGAGGCCGTTGAGATTTTTAAGAGAGAAGAGATCCAGGTGGTGATACTGGATATTGGGATGCCGGGAATGAACGGAATCCAGGCGGCGGAAATCATGCGGAAGGAAAAAAAGGATTGCTGCCTTATTTTTCTTACGGCTTATGACCGTTTTGATTATGCCAAAAAGGCGATCTCCATCAGAGCCATGGAATATTTGCTGAAGCCATATTCCCAGAGAGAGGTTCTTGGGGTGGTTGAAGAGGCACTGCGCCTTACCAAAGAACGGGAAGGCCGTCCAGGAGAAATAAAGGTGCAAAAGGCAGAGGAAGAATCTGATGCACCAACTGAAAAGGAGAAGCTGCAGCCGGTTGGGGAAGATGAATCTGATTTTAATGGCAACCGCCTGTCCGTTATGACCTCCATGGTAGAAGAATACATCCGGATAAATTTCATGAATGATCTTTCCATGAGTGAAACAGCCCGGGCGGTAGGTTATTCTGAACCTTATTTTTGCAGGATGTTCAAGCTGCAGTTTGGGCAAAGTTTTACCTCCTATCTGGCGGAATACCGGGTGAGAGAAGCGAAAAAGCTTCTGGTACAGCCCAACGTGAATGTGAAAGAAGTCGGAGTCAGAGTAGGATACGCTGATTCCAATTACTTTACAAAGGTGTTTAAACGTCTGGAAGGTGTGAATCCGTCCGAATACAGAATCGCCAGACTAAAGGATCTTCAATCCTATTGA
- a CDS encoding sensor histidine kinase, with amino-acid sequence MGDRLLAQWYQMSLKRKMYVIIGSVGIIMAASIFINLKVAYIFINDVSVIMDDNLACYKFQESMEHEIDWFAQLLANNTPENKEAYRQACQETRGYINSLPYDYDKIGEKRYGITWNIINSYGTYEKQREKVVAMSQGDPGYITELYKAYSMQNYLDIYGSRLTKVVLMGGNDYYEIQIPVLKRMPYILVAISIVAFLMLVVLLRFITGSIVKTVVQLATVSGKIEKNDFSSPDVCWDGRDEIGQLVSAFNKMKHATRDYITANEEKRVMEEKLYRQDLERAELEKRFSMAQLQLIKSQLNPHFLFNTLNMITRMAQMEEAPVTEEMLVAISNLLRYSLRTSNAFEPLEQELKVVKDYMYIQQMRFGNRIQWNIHCSEDLYQEEVPVFILQPLVENAVIHGISEKESGGSIDISIKKSGELLWVSVSDTGKGMGPDKLLAIRKAAETKGTGLGIGLGNIYRRISSYYEYGKVTIDSSESSGTRVQIEFGRRRDKMDHVSVDDSGR; translated from the coding sequence GTGGGAGATCGATTGCTTGCCCAATGGTATCAGATGTCTTTGAAACGGAAAATGTATGTGATCATCGGAAGTGTGGGGATCATTATGGCAGCTTCCATTTTCATCAACCTGAAAGTGGCATATATTTTTATTAACGATGTGAGCGTAATCATGGATGACAACCTGGCCTGCTACAAATTTCAGGAATCAATGGAACATGAGATAGATTGGTTTGCCCAGTTGCTGGCAAATAATACTCCGGAAAATAAGGAAGCCTACCGGCAGGCCTGCCAGGAAACCAGAGGGTATATAAACAGTCTGCCCTATGATTACGATAAAATCGGAGAAAAGCGTTACGGGATCACCTGGAATATCATAAACAGCTACGGGACCTATGAAAAGCAGCGGGAAAAAGTGGTGGCTATGAGCCAGGGGGATCCCGGCTATATTACGGAATTGTATAAAGCATACAGTATGCAAAACTACCTGGATATTTATGGGTCACGTCTTACCAAGGTAGTTTTAATGGGCGGAAATGATTATTATGAAATTCAGATCCCTGTACTCAAGCGAATGCCTTACATTCTGGTTGCCATCAGTATTGTTGCATTTCTGATGCTTGTAGTCCTTTTACGGTTTATTACGGGCAGTATTGTAAAAACCGTTGTACAACTGGCTACAGTCTCCGGCAAGATTGAAAAAAACGACTTTTCATCCCCGGATGTCTGCTGGGATGGCAGGGATGAGATCGGACAGCTGGTGAGCGCTTTCAACAAGATGAAGCATGCAACCAGGGATTATATCACTGCCAATGAGGAAAAGAGGGTGATGGAAGAAAAGCTGTACCGGCAGGATTTGGAGAGGGCAGAGCTTGAGAAGCGGTTTTCCATGGCCCAGCTTCAGCTGATTAAAAGCCAGCTAAATCCCCATTTTCTCTTTAACACATTAAACATGATTACCAGGATGGCGCAGATGGAAGAGGCGCCGGTTACGGAAGAAATGCTGGTAGCAATCAGCAATCTTCTCCGCTACAGCCTCCGCACGTCCAATGCCTTTGAGCCTCTTGAACAAGAGCTGAAGGTGGTGAAGGATTATATGTATATTCAGCAGATGCGCTTTGGTAACCGGATTCAATGGAATATCCACTGCAGCGAGGACTTATACCAGGAGGAGGTGCCGGTATTCATACTTCAGCCTTTGGTGGAGAATGCGGTAATACATGGCATATCGGAAAAAGAAAGCGGAGGAAGCATCGACATCAGCATTAAAAAAAGCGGAGAGCTTTTATGGGTGTCTGTGTCGGATACAGGAAAGGGAATGGGCCCGGACAAGCTTTTAGCGATCCGAAAAGCGGCTGAGACCAAGGGTACAGGGCTTGGAATCGGGCTGGGGAATATTTACAGGAGGATTTCGTCCTATTACGAATATGGAAAGGTAACCATTGACAGCAGCGAAAGCAGCGGAACAAGGGTGCAGATTGAATTTGGCCGTAGAAGGGATAAGATGGATCATGTATCGGTTGATGATAGTGGAAGATGA
- a CDS encoding D-alanyl-D-alanine carboxypeptidase family protein — MKRVTAFVLSCLLLFSCLCFPAAGQEPDVAVASDMIIQAEEAKKVNAEGGPALQSPSAVLMEASTGQIIYEKNADEKRSPASITKIMTLILIFDALDSGKIKLTDEVVTSAHAKSMGGSQVFLEEGEVQTVDTLIKCIVIASGNDASVAMAEYIAGTEDEFVKMMNERAAGLGMTNTHFEDCCGLTESGTHVTTARDIALMSRELINKYPQIHNYSTIWMENITHVTKQGTKEFGLSNTNKLLKMATNFNVTGLKTGSTSVAKYCLSATAEKDGVRLIASIMAAPDYKIRFADAQTLLNFGYANCKLYEDKEMLPLPEMVVDNGVVDQVPLKYGGSFSYLSLKGEDFSTIEKKLELEPSVSAPVEEGQKAGSLIYILGGKKIGEVPVLTAEAVREAKFTDYFKRLWMAFNL, encoded by the coding sequence ATGAAGAGAGTTACGGCATTTGTATTAAGCTGCCTTTTGCTGTTTTCCTGTTTATGCTTTCCGGCGGCAGGGCAAGAGCCGGATGTGGCGGTAGCCTCGGACATGATTATCCAGGCAGAAGAGGCGAAAAAGGTAAATGCGGAAGGTGGTCCGGCCTTGCAGTCTCCCAGTGCTGTCCTGATGGAAGCGTCGACCGGACAGATTATTTATGAAAAGAACGCGGATGAAAAAAGGAGCCCGGCAAGTATTACGAAGATCATGACTCTGATACTTATTTTTGATGCGCTGGATTCCGGTAAGATCAAGCTTACGGATGAAGTTGTGACCAGCGCCCACGCAAAGTCGATGGGAGGCTCCCAGGTCTTTTTAGAAGAAGGAGAAGTGCAGACGGTCGATACTCTGATTAAGTGTATCGTAATCGCCTCAGGCAATGATGCCTCAGTCGCCATGGCGGAATACATAGCAGGAACGGAAGATGAATTCGTTAAGATGATGAATGAAAGAGCGGCAGGACTTGGAATGACAAATACCCATTTCGAAGACTGCTGCGGACTTACCGAGTCGGGAACTCATGTGACAACAGCCAGAGACATTGCACTTATGTCCAGGGAATTGATTAACAAATATCCACAGATTCATAATTATTCAACCATCTGGATGGAGAATATCACTCATGTAACAAAGCAGGGAACAAAGGAATTTGGCCTTTCCAACACCAATAAGCTATTGAAAATGGCGACAAATTTCAATGTAACCGGGTTAAAGACCGGATCCACATCAGTAGCAAAGTATTGTCTCTCAGCAACGGCGGAAAAGGATGGGGTCCGTCTGATCGCCTCCATCATGGCTGCTCCGGATTATAAAATCAGGTTCGCAGATGCCCAGACTCTTTTAAATTTTGGATATGCCAACTGTAAACTGTATGAGGATAAGGAGATGCTGCCTCTTCCTGAAATGGTGGTAGATAACGGAGTAGTGGATCAGGTCCCGTTAAAATATGGAGGTTCATTTTCCTACTTAAGCCTGAAAGGTGAAGATTTTTCTACCATTGAAAAGAAACTGGAGCTGGAACCGTCCGTCTCTGCGCCTGTAGAAGAAGGGCAGAAGGCAGGAAGCCTTATTTATATACTTGGTGGAAAAAAGATTGGGGAAGTTCCCGTATTAACAGCCGAAGCCGTGAGGGAAGCCAAATTTACCGATTATTTCAAACGCCTTTGGATGGCCTTTAACCTGTAA